A stretch of Porites lutea chromosome 5, jaPorLute2.1, whole genome shotgun sequence DNA encodes these proteins:
- the LOC140937378 gene encoding uncharacterized protein: protein MSRRSSISSSVSTSLKSGVEDDPLMRDCYDLRRRLLQTEQSLQSLNPTHATNSKTRPTLKHPSHGTRADAFCPSAEDLSLNGHGPRRSYSSSPESAAGQVLTLADLSPAGSEPNLPSKGRVLSTPLISSSQPLRSSYPDLRNGSTHLSPRDQELDSRSFGSASDYDHDAMIKKLSRQREENSQLVNQNHKLMTELENLSYDLHQARNKVKILSQELEVERKRLPPLEDRIVSLESNLASQEDAVRYAEQNMRDCQEELQSKTEELRSVLESSTIAENELREEAKLRKRAEDHLEESLRNVEELSDKLAELETTIKSLRKQNSDREKHWKETHSQSQREREELLERESMLQAQISDLQEEIRLLQAESSAKEDSQTSMHHENTSLRATISRQSQKIGRIENELRKNELLLKDQGDLQSTVEKQREKIVQYQREIEETKLHMARLEELVHQVQEQSMKEHVTATPSTSDSGICSSTQTMNGYYSISPRNMGNSYIEDEHDRDHVTGSGGSARAVIADLKLKLAVKEAEIQKLQATAVARAAAQQKHIAGLAGDGGVMDGLRTELSAIVERSRIGDRKQQELEQIITRLEDEVSRYSTQTIQLEERLADKMAQIASLESKLGQRNLKVVDLQNELEEKITENNVLQREVRQATSHLSSIEKQLNEKTSLSGLHSAKLQEVQDEMETRSRRIRELEGSLEAKDIELKESASLVDRVKALHSEQCHELQRQIEELQRSFEEKNAVISQLETSLAASRQELNLKKSIADQMERALQEQKQEIESRDSQSVQHGKKLEKLEEQADKATQQVRKMEVSLAECHKEIEMYVEQLKQVRSAHEQELEEKRLGISKLEKALQQTLTDLHTKNEEIVHLEGIVADQQNALKKEQERMRDLEETRTHLQQQVALLEEEINRERNTSQVESSDLQQRLQDAKDDIDERTRQINELNSTLRGVHKDMKQSSASIVELEQLLQQSRSQCDKKTAQAQTLDQALKETQQQLSAMTKKNGELEERLRQMENEFAETTEQNEQLDTEVNKIQTELQDTITQLKSLQDVLQTSQKEVQEKEKKVEELDKMLNESMEELQQKDKNLKEKESKVVELDKALKERQWELKQKAAQVTQLDMTMKEHKSELQQKVITLEHALNQARYELSERAVEISEIKAKRDQNQEQEKQKKSRIEHLEKTVKHQQQELKKRTSQVSELEREINKLQRRREESEETSQELRLAREQLQNTHAELMEARRDLLKCQRTEQELIRELDDAHALLSTKEADCTRLAKELGAAQVREAQAEAKCVHEVRKAQQQHELKQATQEHEVQRLQEDHVKVLAQKDESDANHRLEITRLQEQERRLGQDFARAQEQNKTLIEDNRSLASELVMYQEDTKAMSETLVIKDAEIARLEAKVSGYERATFGTASRVTTPRGARPATHIRRVTSPRTVTKTSASGMKKSSSDQNLHNLTSNGPLVSFSHASTLDMTESHSYPPMPSILVSQDHEHSVHSHSSYAYPQDRTRSVQTSLETLEGLLKQANMEMARDSLPMLLNSSTSQAGDVTLSAADLNSTQPSPPQKEEREKVPEIMNGGVGEKDESVSGLYENLHEQLEKKKASLGMSREKVVDADSLDPDKCRASLQQRLALNEARRKNIDKQLLEMQQSTVS, encoded by the exons ATGAGTCGGAGATCAAGTATAAGCAGCAGTGTAAGTACTAGCCTCAAATCTGGCGTTGAAGATGACCCGTTGATGCGAGATTGCTACGATCTTCGACGAAGGTTACTTCAGACAGAACAATCCCTTCAAAGTTTGAATCCAACTCATGCAACGAACAG CAAGACAAGGCCAACTTTAAAGCACCCTTCCCATGGTACCAGAGCTGATGCATTTTGTCCAAGTGCTGAGGATTTAAG TTTAAATGGCCATGGTCCAAGAAGGAGTTATTCATCATCCCCAGAAAGTGCAGCAGGTCAGGTGTTGACACTAGCTGACTTGAGTCCAGCAGGCTCAGAGCCAAACCTGCCTTCTAAGGGCCGTGTATTAAGTACCCCGCTTATCAGTTCTTCTCAGCCCCTTAGATCATCATATCCAGACCTCAGGAATGGATCTACACACTTGTCACCAAGGGACCAGGAG ctgGATAGCCGGTCATTTGGAAGTGCTAGTGACTATGATCATGACGCAATGATTAAAAAACTTTCCAGGCAGCGTGAAGAAAATTCCCAGCTTGTCAATCAGAATCACAAGTTAATGACAGAACTGGAGAATCTTAGTTATGACCTACATCAAGCTAGAAACAAG GTGAAAATTCTAAGTCAAGAGCTTGAAGTAGAGAGGAAAAGGTTGCCACCTTTGGAAGACAGGATAGTGAGTTTAGAGTCCAACTTAGCCTCACAAGAGGATGCTGTCAG ATATGCAGAGCAGAATATGCGAGACTGCCAGGAAGAGCTTCAGTCCAAAACAGAAGAACTCAGAAGTGTACTGGAATCATCCACAATAGCTGAAAATGAGCTGAGAGAGGAAGCCAAGCTTAGAAAACG AGCGGAAGATCATCTTGAAGAATCGTTGAGAAATGTTGAAGAGCTATCAGACAAACTTGCTGAACTGGAGACGACAATCAAATCGCTTAGAAAACAG AATTCTGACCGTGAAAAACACTGGAAAGAAACTCATTCCCAATCTCAACGTGAGAGAGAAGAGCTGTTAGAGAGAGAGTCCATGTTACAAGCACAGATATCTGACCTTCAAGAAGAGATAAG ACTCCTCCAAGCGGAGAGCAGCGCTAAAGAAGACAGCCAAACATCCATGCATCACGAGAACACTAGCTTACGGGCCACTATCTCACGTCAGAGTCAGAAAATCGGTAGAATTGAGAACGAGCTGAGGAAAAACGAGTTGTTGTTGAAAGATCAAGGAGACTTGCAAAGTACTGTGGagaaacagagagaaaaaatcGTACAATATCAACGGGAGATTGAGGAAACCAAGCTGCATATGGCGCGACTAGAAGAACTTGTGCATCAGGTTCAGGAACAGAGTATGAAGGAGCACGTAACAGCCACGCCTTCG ACAAGTGACAGCGGTATCTGTAGTAGTACCCAGACCATGAACGGCTACTACAGCATTAGTCCGCGTAATATGGGCAACAGCTATATAGAGGATGAACACGACCGGGATCACGTGACGGGCAGCGGAGGGTCGGCACGGGCAGTCATTGCAGATCTTAAGCTTAAACTGGCCGTGAAAGAAGCTGAGATACAGAAACTACAGGCCACCGCTGTAGCAAGGGCAGCAGCGCAGCAAAAACACATTGCAG gtTTAGCCGGTGATGGCGGTGTTATGGATGGTTTAAGAACGGAGCTGTCCGCTATTGTCGAGCGAAGTCGAATTGGTGATCGTAAACAACAGGAACTAGAGCAGATTATAACACGACTGGAGGATGAAGTATCGCGCTACTCAACACAGACCATACAACTAGAAGAACGGCTGGCGGACAAGATGGCGCAAATTGCGTCCCTGGAAAGCAAGCTCGGACAAAGAAATCTTAAGGTGGTTGATTTACAGAACGAACTGGAGGAAAAGATTACTGAAAATAACGTACTACAGCGAGAG GTCCGTCAAGCCACGTCACATCTAAGTAGCATAGAGAAACAGCTAAATGAGAAGACGTCACTATCAGGATTACACTCAGCAAAATTACAAGAAGTTCAAGACGAAATGGAAACCAGAAGCCGGAGAATCCGAGAACTAGAGGGTTCACTGGAAGCTAAAGATATTGAACTTAAGGAATCTGCTTCACTCGTGGACAGAGTAAAGGCCTTGCATAGTGAGCAATGCCATGAATTGCAGCGACAGATAGAAGAG ttacagagatcttttgaagagaaaaacgCGGTCATATCTCAGCTTGAAACATCTCTGGCAGCTTCGCGGCAGGAGTTGAATCTAAAGAAATCAATCGCTGACCAAATGGAACGCGCCCTGCAAGAGCAGAAACAAGAAATCGAATCACGTGATTCGCAGTCAGTTCAGCACGGTAAGAAACTGGAAAAACTGGAAGAACAGGCTGACAAAGCCACGCAGCAGGTTAGAAAGATGGAGGTATCATTAGCGGAGTGCCACAAGGAGATTGAGATGTACGTGGAACAACTAAAGCAAGTGCGTAGTGCGCATGAGCAGGAACTGGAAGAAAAACGACTGGGG ATATCCAAGTTGGAAAAAGCGTTACAACAGACTTTAACTGACTTACATACGAAAAACGAAGAGATTGTTCATCTAGAAGGCATCGTGGCGGACCAACAAAATGCCCtcaaaaaagaacaagaaaggaTGCGTGATTTGGAGGAAACGCGCACTCACCTTCAGCAACAAGTTGCCCTTCTAGAAGAAGAAATCAACCGTGAACGAAACACATCACAAGTAGAGTCCAGTGATCTGCAGCAAAGACTGCAGGACGCCAAAGACGATATTGACGAAAGAACGCGACAAATTAACGAACTCAACTCAACCCTTAGAGGGGTCCACAAGGACATGAAACAAAGTTCAGCGAGCATTGTTGAATTAGAGCAGCTTCTACAACAGTCTCGGTCCCAGTGCGACAAGAAAACTGCGCAAGCGCAGACTCTTGACCAGGCCCTCAAGGAAACGCAGCAACAGTTGTCTGCGATGACAAAGAAAAACGGGGAACTGGAGGAGAGGTTACGACAGATGGAGAATGAATTTGCAGAAACAACGGAACAGAATGAGCAGCTGGATACCGAG GTAAATAAAATCCAGACGGAGTTACAAGATACCATCACGCAGCTAAAATCTCTCCAAGATGTACTACAGACGAGCCAGAAGGAGGTAcaggagaaagaaaagaaagtcgAGGAACTCGATAAAATGTTGAACGAAAGCATGGAGGAACTGCAGCAGAAGGATAAAAACTTAAAGGAGAAGGAAAGCAAAGTTGTTGAGCTTGACAAAGCTCTTAAGGAAAGACAGtgggaattaaaacaaaaagctgCACAG GTTACCCAGCTGGACATGACCATGAAGGAACATAAGAGTGAATTGCAGCAAAAGGTCATCACATTAGAACATGCGCTTAACCAGGCTCGCTATGAACTCAGCGAGAGAGCGGTGGAG aTCTCTGAAATAAAAGCCAAGCGAGATCAGAATCAAGAGCAGGAGAAGCAAAAGAAATCCAGAATTGAGCATTTGGAGAAAACGGTGAAGCACCAACAACAAGAACTGAAGAAGAGAACTTCGCAAGTGTCCGAGCTAGAAAGA GAGATCAACAAGTTGCAGAGGAGGCGTGAAGAGTCTGAGGAGACCAGTCAGGAGTTACGTTTGGCGCGTGAACAGCTTCAAAATACG CACGCGGAGCTGATGGAAGCCCGCCGTGATCTCTTGAAATGTCAAAGAACTGAACAAGAACTAATCCGGGAACTTGACGATGCACATGCGCTATTATCCACAAAGGAAGCAGACTGCACGAGGCTTGCAAAGGAGCTTGGGGCTGCGCAAGTACGAGAGGCTCAAGCTGAGGCGAAATGCGTGCATGAAGTAAGAAAGGCTCAGCAACAACATGAGCTCAAACAGGCCACCCAGGAACATGAG gTCCAACGGTTACAAGAAGATCACGTTAAAGTTTTGGCACAAAAAGACGAAAGCGATGCAAATCATCGCTTGGAGATCACGCGGCTACAAGAGCAGGAAAGACGCTTAGGACAAGACTTTGCGCGTGCGCAGGAGCAAAATAAGACCTTGATAGAGGACAACAGAAGCTTGGCCTCTGAACTAGTCATGTACCAAGAGGACACCAAAGCGATGAGTGAGACGCTTGTGATCAAAGACGCAGAG ATTGCTCGTCTGGAGGCTAAGGTGTCTGGCTACGAAAGAGCAACATTTGGTACAGCAAGCCGTGTTACTACTCCGAGGGGGGCACGTCCAGCAACACATATCCGACGGGTAACCTCACCGAGAACTGTCACCAAAACGTCTGCCAGCGGCATGAAGAAAAGCAGTTCAGATCAGAACCTTCATAATTTGACTAGTAATGGTCCGCTTGTTTCCTTCAGTCATGCTAGTACTCTTGACATGACTGAGAGCCACTCGTATCCTCCAATGCCCTCTATACTTGTAAGCCAGGATCATGAACACTCAGTACACAGTCACAGTTCATATGCGTACCCTCAAGACCGAACTAGAAGCGTTCAGACCAGCCTAGAAACTCTGGAGGGACTCTTGAAGCAGGCCAACATGGAGATGGCGCGAGATAGTTTACCCATGCTTCTAAACTCCTCTACATCGCAAGCTGGTGATGTCACACTTTCTGCCGCTGACCTCAACAGCACGCAGCCGTCACCACCCCAAAAGGAAGAGCGCGAGAAGGTGCCAGAAATCATGAATGGTGGCGTTGGGGAAAAGGACGAGTCGGTCAGTGGTTTATATGAGAACCTTCATGAACAACTTGAGAAGAAGAAAGCTTCTCTAGGAATGTCACGGGAGAAAGTGGTAGATGCTGATTCGTTAGATCCTGACAAATG TCGTGCAAGCTTACAGCAACGCTTGGCTCTAAATGAGGCGAGGAGGAAAAACATTGATAAACAGTTATTGGAGATGCAACAAAGCACGGTATCATAG